CCCGCCGCCACCGCGGCCGTGGTCGCCGACTTCATCGACGAAATCGAGAGGACACCGGATGACCCGGCCTGACGGCGAAGGACTGACCGACCAGGAGCGCTACGACCAGGGCATGACGGTGCGCCGCGAGGTGCTCTCGGACGCCCACGTCGACCGCGCGATCGCGGGGACGACCCCGCTGACGGCGGACTTCCAGGACTTCATCACCCGGGTCGCCTGGGGCGACGTCTGGTCGCGCCCGGGCCTTGATCGACGCGCCCGCTCGGTGGCGGTGCTCACCGCGCTCATCGCGCTCGGCCACCACGAAGAGCTGGCGATGCACCTGCGGGCGGCACTTCGCAACGGGCTCACCGTCGACGAGGTGCGCGAGGTCATCCTGCAGGCGGCGGTGTACTGCGGTGTGCCCGCGGCCAACACCGCGTTCCGCATCGCTGCAGAGGTCTACGCCGACGCACCATGATGTGAGCATGACCGCAGAGCCGCCGGCGACCGCCGAACCGCCGATGTCGGATGCCGCAGCCCCCGCCGACCGCGTGACGATGCGCTTCCTGGCGCTGCCGCACGATGCGGCCGCCGGCGGCCTGACGGTCGCCGCGGGAAGCGTGATGGAGTGGATCGACCAGGCCGGCTACGCCTGCGCGGTCGGCTGGAGCGGGCGCTACTGCGTCACGGCGTACGTCGGGAACGTGCAGCACACCCGCCCGATCGCGCCCGGATCGCTCGTGGCCGTGCACGCCCGCGTCGTGCACACCGGCCGGTCGAGCGTGCACGTCGCCGTGACCGTCGAAGCCGCGGACATCCGGTCGCGTCAGTACGAACCGTCGACCACGTGCATGCTCGTCTTCGTCGCCGTCGATGACGACCGCACGCCCGCGTCGGTGCCGGAGTGGACGCCGCGCACCGACGCCGACCGGGCCCTCGGGGCGATCGCGACCTCGCGCATCGCCGCCCGCGACACCATCAAGAATGCCATGCTCGGCCAGGTCTACACCGAAGACACCGCGGCGCCCCGGTCGCAGATGCGCTTCCTGGCCCCGCCGAGCGCGGTGAACTTCGGCGGCGCCGCGCACGGCGGCACGGTGATGGGCTGGATCGACGAGGCGGCGTTCGCGTGCGCGGCCGCGTGGTCGTCCGACAAGGCCGTCGCGGTGTATTCCGGCGGCATCCACTTCCTCGCGCCGGTGCGCATCGGGCACCTCGTCGAGCTCGACGCGCGTCTCATCTACACCGGCCCGCGCAGCATGCACATCGTCGTGCGGGTGCTCTCGGCCGACCCCCGGACCCCCGCCGAGAAGATCCTCACCACGCAGTGCATCATGGTCTTCGTCGACCCCGGCGACGACGGCCGCGCCCGGCCGGTTCCGCGCTGGGAGCCCCAGCTCGCCGAGGATGTGCGGCTCGTGCGCCACGCCGTGGAACTCATCCACGAGCGCGAGCGCATCGTGCCGATCCCCGCCGCGCTGACGCTGCAGGACTGACTCCTGCGCGCGGTGCCGACGACGCGCGGTGCCCGCGCCGTACGGCGGGGCGTCGCTCGCCGTCACCCACCTTCGCCCGCCTGTCGCAATCGGCGGCCCCGCACCGCACATCGTGACCAGTGACGCACGGCCGCGTGCCTTCGCTTGGCGCGCATGGCGCGAAGGACCAGCCGTTCGGGTCAGGCGAACGGTTGCGTTCGCGAGAGCGGGTCGCGCTGGCGGCGGATGCGGCGTACCATGGGTGCGTCATACGTACAGGTGTACGTATCGCGAACATTTCCCGCGAAGCAAGCGGGAAGGCAGGAGCCGGTGTGATCGACAAGACCGTGGCGGGCGTCGCAGACGCCGTCGCCGACATCCCTGACGGCGCGACCGTCATGATCGGCGGGTTCGGCCGTGCCGGTCAGCCCGTCGAGCTCATCGACGCCCTCATCGCGCAGGGCGCGACCGACCTGACGATCGTCAACAACAACGCCGGCAACGGCGATGTCGGGCTCGCGGCCCTCCTCGCCAAGCGGCGGGTGCGCAAGATCATCTGCTCGTTCCCCCGGCAGAGCGACTCGTGGGTCTTCGACGGCCTGTACCGCGACGGTGACATCGAGCTCGAGCTCGTCCCGCAGGGCAACCTCGCCGAGCGCATCCGCGCCGCCGGCGCCGGGATCGGCGCCTTCTTCTCGCCGACCGGGGTGGGCACGGAGCTCGCCGAGGGCAAGGAGGCCCGCGAGATCGATGGACGCGCCTACGTGCTGGAGTATCCGATCACGGCCGACGTCGCCCTGATCAGCGCGCTGAAGGGCGACCGGTGGGGCAACCTCGTCTTCCGCGAGACGGCCCGGAACTTCGGCCCGATCATGGCCACAGCCGCGACCCGGACGATCGCCCAGGTCGACCAGATCGTGCCGCTGGGAAGCCTCGACCCCGAGACGGTGGTGACCCCCGGCATCTTCGTCGACCGCGTCGTCGCCGTCGGCGAGCGCCCCTGGCTGAACAACGGTGCCTTCGTGGGCGGCGTCGACCTGGAAGGACGGCCCGTCCGATGAGCACCCGCATCTCGCGCGACGACCTCGCCCGCCGCATCGCCGCCGACATCCCCGAGGGCGCGTACGTCAACCTCGGCATCGGCGCCCCCACGCTCGTGGCGAACTTCCTCCCCGCCGACCTCGAGATCATCCTCCACACCGAGAACGGGCTCCTGGGCATGGGGCCGGCCCCCGAGGCCGGCGCCGTCGACCCCGACCTCATCAACGCCGGCAAGCAGGCCGTCACCGCCCTCCCGGGCGCGGCCTACTTCCACCACGCCGACTCCTTCGGCATGATGCGCGGCGGACACCTGGATGTCTGCGTGCTCGGGGCGTTCCAGGTCTCCGAGACCGGCGACCTGGCGAACTGGTCGACGGGGGCGCCCGGCGCGATCCCCGCCGTCGGCGGGGCGATGGACCTCGCCATCGGCGCGAAGGACGTCTACGTCATGACCGACCTGCTCACCAAGACCGGGGAGTCCAAGCTCGTCACGGCCTGCACCTACCCGCTGACCGGCGTCGGCTGCGTCACCCGGGTGTACACCGACCACGCGATCTTCGACGTGACCCCGGGCGGCTTCACAGTGCGGGAGGCCTTCGGTGACAACACCGTCGCCTCGCTCGAAGAACTCACGGGCCTGCGCCTGGCCCGGACGGAAGGAGCCTGACATGCCCGCCACCTACGTCTACGACGCCGTCCGCACCCCGTTCGGCCGCGCCGGCGGCGCGCTCTCGGGCGTTCGACCCGACGACCTGGCCGCGGTCGCCATGAAGGCCGTCGTCGAGCGCACGGGCCTCGACCCCGCCCGTATCGACGACGTCATCTTCGGTGATGCCAACCAGGCCGGTGAGGACAACCGCAATGTCGCGCGGTTCGGCGCGCTCCTCGCAGGGTTTCCCACCACGGTGCCGGGGGTGACCGTCAACCGCCTCTGCGGATCGAGCATGGAGGCCGTCATCCAGGGCTCCCGCGCAATCGAGGCCGGCGACGCCGATGTGATCCTCGCCGGGGGTGTGGAGTCGATGAGCCGCGCCCCGTTCGTCGTGGAGAAGTCGCCGAAGCCGTGGCCTGCCACCGGCAACCAGACGATGTGGAACACCTCGATCGGCTGGCGTATGACGAACAGGGCGCTGCCGAAGGAGTGGACGATCTCCAACGGCGAGTCCGCAGAGAAGCTCGCGTCGATCTACGACATCTCCCGAGAAGAACAGGATGCCTTCGCCCTCCGCAGTCACGAGCGTGCCGCCCAGGCGTGGGCGGACGGCGTGTTCGACGGTGAGATCACCCAGGTTCCCGGCGCGGAGCTCGCCCGCGACGAGGGCATCCGCGCCGACACGACGCTCGAGAAGCTCGCAGGCCTGCGCGCGCTCTTCGCCGCCGACGGCACCGTGACCGCCGGCAACTCGTCGTCGATCAACGACGGCGCCGCGGCGATCCTTCTCGGCGCCGAGGGGGCGCTGGAGGGCGAGCCGCTGGCGCGGATCACCGGTCGGGCCGCCTTCGGCAACGACCCCGACGTCTTCGGGGTCGCCCCCGTGGAGGCGGCGAACCGGGCCCTGGCCCGTGCGGGCCGAACCTGGGCCGACGTCGACGTCATGGAGCTGAACGAGGCGTTCGCGTCGCAGAGCCTCGCGTGCCTGAAGCTGTGGACCGAGCTCGACCCCGAGAAGGCGAACTCCCACGGCGGCGCGATCGCGATCGGTCACCCGCTCGGCGCCTCCGGCGCGCGCGTCATCGGCCGCGCAGCGCACGAGCTCGCCCGGCGCGGCTCGGGCGTCGCCGTCGCGGCGCTCTGCATCGGCGTCGGTCAGGGGCTCGCGGTGGTCCTCGAGCGGTGAGCGCCGATCCCGAACCGCCGAGCGAGTTCGTCCAATCCCTGGCGCGCGGGCTCGGGGTGATCCGCGCGTTCGATG
The Microbacterium sp. SLBN-154 DNA segment above includes these coding regions:
- the pcaC gene encoding 4-carboxymuconolactone decarboxylase, which translates into the protein MTRPDGEGLTDQERYDQGMTVRREVLSDAHVDRAIAGTTPLTADFQDFITRVAWGDVWSRPGLDRRARSVAVLTALIALGHHEELAMHLRAALRNGLTVDEVREVILQAAVYCGVPAANTAFRIAAEVYADAP
- a CDS encoding 3-oxoacid CoA-transferase subunit B, with translation MSTRISRDDLARRIAADIPEGAYVNLGIGAPTLVANFLPADLEIILHTENGLLGMGPAPEAGAVDPDLINAGKQAVTALPGAAYFHHADSFGMMRGGHLDVCVLGAFQVSETGDLANWSTGAPGAIPAVGGAMDLAIGAKDVYVMTDLLTKTGESKLVTACTYPLTGVGCVTRVYTDHAIFDVTPGGFTVREAFGDNTVASLEELTGLRLARTEGA
- a CDS encoding acyl-CoA thioesterase — encoded protein: MTAEPPATAEPPMSDAAAPADRVTMRFLALPHDAAAGGLTVAAGSVMEWIDQAGYACAVGWSGRYCVTAYVGNVQHTRPIAPGSLVAVHARVVHTGRSSVHVAVTVEAADIRSRQYEPSTTCMLVFVAVDDDRTPASVPEWTPRTDADRALGAIATSRIAARDTIKNAMLGQVYTEDTAAPRSQMRFLAPPSAVNFGGAAHGGTVMGWIDEAAFACAAAWSSDKAVAVYSGGIHFLAPVRIGHLVELDARLIYTGPRSMHIVVRVLSADPRTPAEKILTTQCIMVFVDPGDDGRARPVPRWEPQLAEDVRLVRHAVELIHERERIVPIPAALTLQD
- a CDS encoding 3-oxoacid CoA-transferase subunit A, whose translation is MIDKTVAGVADAVADIPDGATVMIGGFGRAGQPVELIDALIAQGATDLTIVNNNAGNGDVGLAALLAKRRVRKIICSFPRQSDSWVFDGLYRDGDIELELVPQGNLAERIRAAGAGIGAFFSPTGVGTELAEGKEAREIDGRAYVLEYPITADVALISALKGDRWGNLVFRETARNFGPIMATAATRTIAQVDQIVPLGSLDPETVVTPGIFVDRVVAVGERPWLNNGAFVGGVDLEGRPVR
- a CDS encoding thiolase family protein; translation: MPATYVYDAVRTPFGRAGGALSGVRPDDLAAVAMKAVVERTGLDPARIDDVIFGDANQAGEDNRNVARFGALLAGFPTTVPGVTVNRLCGSSMEAVIQGSRAIEAGDADVILAGGVESMSRAPFVVEKSPKPWPATGNQTMWNTSIGWRMTNRALPKEWTISNGESAEKLASIYDISREEQDAFALRSHERAAQAWADGVFDGEITQVPGAELARDEGIRADTTLEKLAGLRALFAADGTVTAGNSSSINDGAAAILLGAEGALEGEPLARITGRAAFGNDPDVFGVAPVEAANRALARAGRTWADVDVMELNEAFASQSLACLKLWTELDPEKANSHGGAIAIGHPLGASGARVIGRAAHELARRGSGVAVAALCIGVGQGLAVVLER